TCTTTTTTGGGCGATCAGAGGTGGAGGAGGATCGAGCTTTGGAGTCATACTCGCATGGAAAATCAGGTTGGTCTCTGTTCCGCCAGGGGTGACTATTTTCAATGTCCAAAAGACATTGGAACAAGGCGCAACCGAGCATCTGCACAAGTGGCAAGCCATTGCCAGTAAGCTTCATGAAGATCTTTTCCTCCATGCAGTTGTAGGCGTTGCTAATGAACCTTCAAACGGCGGATCAAAGacaattcaaatttcgttcgtATCTTTGTTTCTTGGGCCGGCTGAGAGACTCCTCCTTTTGATGAAAGTTAGTTTTCCTGAGTTGGCTTTGGAGCGCAACAACTGCATTGAAATGAGTTGGATACAGTCTGTTCTTTATTTTGCTGGCTTCCCAATCAGGAGTCCCTTGCAAGTTTTGCTTGATAGAAGCCCACAGTCGAAGAGTTTCTCCAAAGCAAAATCAGACTACGTGAAGGAATCTATTTCGAAAGCTGGGTTGGAAGGGTTGTGGCAAAGACTAATGGAGGAACAGACATCCTTGCTGATCTTGACACCTTATGGTGGAAAGATGAGTGATATTTCTGACTCAGAAACGCCTTTCCCGCACAGAAgtggaaatttatataaaatccaATATTCAGTCACTTGGGATTCCGACAATGAAACACAGCAACACATCGGGTGGATGAGAAGTCTTTATGCGCACATGGAACCTTATGTTTCCAAGTCTCCAAGAGCAGCCTACCTGAACTATAGGGATCTTGACTTGGGGCAAAACGACAACAACAATGCAAGCTATGCACAAGCAAGTACTTGGGGTTTGAAGTATTTTAAGAACAACTTCAAGAGACTAGTTCGTGTAAAAACCGTCGTTGATCCTAGTAATTTCTTTAGGAATGAGCAAAGCATCCCGGTATTTCCATCTCCTCAATAAGGGAACTAGCTAGTTAGAGGGTATGCATTAATTCTGAAGACAGAACCAGCGTCCCCTGTAGGATTGAATCCTAAATATTCTGCGGAGAAAAACAATAGGAGATTTATTTATTCCATGGTAACAATATTATTC
This sequence is a window from Carya illinoinensis cultivar Pawnee chromosome 9, C.illinoinensisPawnee_v1, whole genome shotgun sequence. Protein-coding genes within it:
- the LOC122275517 gene encoding berberine bridge enzyme-like 13, with protein sequence MGISNLKSLPLILISILMIVSAWSSPSTAASTNSSSSSHDRSFQQCFSSGFQHSYNSTSGSLIFSKNNSAYASLLKSSVRNLRFFNSSEPQFIISPFHESHVQAAVICSKKHGMQVRVRSGGHDYEGLSYVSDVVPFIIIDLFNLRSISIDVENESAWVESGATLGELYYKIAEKSNAYGFPAGSCPTVGVGGHLSGGGFGTLFRKYGLAADNVMDAKIVDADGKLLDRKSMGEDLFWAIRGGGGSSFGVILAWKIRLVSVPPGVTIFNVQKTLEQGATEHLHKWQAIASKLHEDLFLHAVVGVANEPSNGGSKTIQISFVSLFLGPAERLLLLMKVSFPELALERNNCIEMSWIQSVLYFAGFPIRSPLQVLLDRSPQSKSFSKAKSDYVKESISKAGLEGLWQRLMEEQTSLLILTPYGGKMSDISDSETPFPHRSGNLYKIQYSVTWDSDNETQQHIGWMRSLYAHMEPYVSKSPRAAYLNYRDLDLGQNDNNNASYAQASTWGLKYFKNNFKRLVRVKTVVDPSNFFRNEQSIPVFPSPQ